The window AGGCGCCGCTCCAGGCCCTGCTGCGACCAGCTCTGCACCATCTTGTGCAGGGTGCTTTGTGTCACGCCGGGCACCTGAAGCAGGCGCTCGGGTTCGGTTTCCAGCACGTCGAAGGTGCCGGGCCCAAAAGTCTTGGCAATGCGCCCGGCCAGCACCTTGCCCACGCCGCCCACGCGCGCTTCCAGGTAGGCCGCCACCCCGGCTTCGGTGAGGTCGGCGGGCTGGGCTTCCAGGACCATGTTCAGCACCCGGTACTGGTAGCCGTATTCGCGGTGCTCTTCCATCAGCACCTCGGCGCTGAAGGTGTCGCCCGCTTCCAGGGGTGGCATCACGCCAATCACGGTGGCGTCGGGGTCCTCACCCTCTGTGTTGCGAATACGGGCCGACATGACCGTAAAGCCGGATTCGGCGCGAAACCGCACCTTGTTGACGCCGCCAGACACGCGGAAAGCTTCAGTGGGAGGGGCGGCCGACATGAGACTCACAGCATAGCGTGGCCCATGCCATTTCGTCGTGAGCGGAATGGCACACTGGGGACGTGCTCCCCGACGCTTTCACCGCGCGCACCCCAGAACAGGCCCGGCTGCTGCTGGCCGAAGACGCCCTGGACGTCCTGGGCCCCCTCGTGCCCCAGGCCCTCAGCGCCAGTGAGGTCGCGCGGCGCTGCGGGCGCCCGCTGAAAACCACACACCACCACCTCACGCGGCTGCTGGGGGCCGGGTTGGTGACGGTGGCGGGCGAGCGGCCCCGGGATGGGCGCCCCATCAAGCTGTACCGCGCGGTGGCCCGCACCTTCCGGGTCCCCTTTGCCCTCACGCCGCACGCCACGGTCGAAGAACTGCTCGCCCGCGTGGGCACCGTTTTTGTTCAGGAGGTCACCCACGAATTGGCGCGGCTGTTTGCGGGGGACAGCGGCACCGAACTGATAATGGCCACCGACGCGCTGGGCCAGCTGGGTATGAGCGTGGCGCCGCAGACCCTGAGCGGGGCACCCCCCCACGGCGCCGTGGGCAACATGGGGCGCCGGACCCTGACCCCGCAGAGCCAGCGCGAACTGGAAACGCGCCTGCGCGACCTGCTGGCCTGGGTGGACGGGCAGGCGACCGCCGACCAGGCGGCCCCGGGTGCTCAGCCCTGTCTACTGGGGTTGCTGTTCACGCCGGTGCAGGGGGGCCATGAGCCATGAGCCATTTTCCCTCACGGCTTGGCGGGGAG of the Deinococcus aquaedulcis genome contains:
- a CDS encoding ArsR/SmtB family transcription factor, with translation MLPDAFTARTPEQARLLLAEDALDVLGPLVPQALSASEVARRCGRPLKTTHHHLTRLLGAGLVTVAGERPRDGRPIKLYRAVARTFRVPFALTPHATVEELLARVGTVFVQEVTHELARLFAGDSGTELIMATDALGQLGMSVAPQTLSGAPPHGAVGNMGRRTLTPQSQRELETRLRDLLAWVDGQATADQAAPGAQPCLLGLLFTPVQGGHEP